TATCCAAGAGATGGTCTAGTTTGAGGAACCTCTGGATCTGATTCATGATATTCTCTATGAGGAATGACTTTAAATTTGATTGTTCATTTGATGATAGATTATTGTTGTGCAGGACACTCTTTTCCTTCGACCGGGTTGAAATCTCCGGTAAGGTTTTTATCAAGGCTCATTATGcacattgtttgtaccatatttagggcctccgtatttagacctcgtataaatactctggggactcaaatgtaattatgtaataaataaatgggcaaatatgtaataagtgaggagcccttagtctataaaagggactccttacCCTCACAAAGAGGGGGCCTGAGATCcccaaagcctcactctcacattACAAGCCTCATATCCTCACATACAgaggctctctctccctcaaaatcttctcacaaacagagaaatacaatatcagtgtggacgtagcccaaacattggggtgaaccatgatacatcttgtgttctttactttcttgcggattcatggtcggatttacgctgttccaagacccctccgattttgtgcgtcaacatttggcgccatctgtgggaaacgacaagaaaagctatgtcggttctctttcattttttttcacctccgccgtgaatctgtaagaaCCCAGAACCTCCCCCTCTGGGCTTTTCCAAAAAACCTTCGCAGTCTCTATGCagttttaaaaaaagaaaaaatacttccaaaaacccatttttctttctctcgAATCTTCCGCAATCTTCCCCTCCATTACACAACCCCATTTTGACTAtctctttatctctctctctctctctaaactccaGATGCTGTTCTCAATCCCCTGTACAGACAAACTCCCTCTATCTATATAGATATAGAGTCACCCAATATTACCCACCAGTCATTCACATTCAAACATCATTCAGAAGAACCAGAATCAGAGAAGATAGAGAATTTGGGATGATGAGCAGCAGGGAGAGTAgagaaaatgatgaagaagatgggaaAGGTTTGTCGTGGAAGCTTCCAATCCTTGGAACCCAGGGTCTCGCCTTTGGCCTCGGCGCTAGCTGTGGCTTGGGTTTCGGCATCTGCTTCCTCGGCGACGCAGGATTTGGTCCTGGGATTCCTGGCTTGCAAGTTGGCTTGGGCCTTGGTGCTGGATGCGGGGTTGGCTTAGGATTCAGCTACGATGTCGAAAAGGGCATTGCCTACAATGATAATCGCAGATACTCTAATGTAGGCAACCTTTTTCCTGGTGAAAATGTCGGCATTTCTCCTGCTTCTTGAGATCTGTCTACTCACGATGATATTGGTGCACTTGTTGAAGAGCTTGTTGATAATACGAAGAAACTTGTTAGAGCTACTACAAGAGAGATGGACAAGTGGAGAATATGAGGTTGCTTTTGGTGAAGATCTGTATGCGGGCCCCGCTTGTTAAGCTAAGGGAGAAGATCGAGCAGTTCAGAGACTCCGTGCAGAACTCGCTTATGGCTTTGATGAACGGATTGAAGCAGAGATCAAAGGCGGCTGAGGCCAGAGAGGTCTTGGAGCTCCTGATTGATACGTTTCATGTCGTTCAATCCGGATGCTTATGGGTTTATGGTTGCTTTTGCTGGGCGAAATTATGTTACAAGGTCTCTTCCTACTTTTGTTGCTAATGGTACCTACACTGTTACCACCTTTACCCTTGTGCTTGAGTTCAACAAGGGCAGGCTGCAGAACTTGTACTGGAAAAAGGATAGGTGCTCTAAATGTTCAGGGAGCTCTGACTTTGTTTGCCTCAACAATCAGAACTGCGCCTTCAAGACCTCGAGCTGCAAAAACCATGGCGGCTCTGTGGACTGCAGCATCATAATCCAGTTGGCATTTTTCGGCACAAACAAGCACCTTTCGGTTCTTAACTCATGGAGATCGATGTCTTCACATTCGTGTATATACAAGTGGGTGGTGTCAAAAAGGCTGCCCAAGCAGTTGTCACTTTAGAGAAAGGAATATTGCCTTTAATCATGTCATCAAGCGACATATCCAAAGCAGAAAGCAGAAACAAAAGcgaaagaaaagcagaaaaaaaCCGAGAAAAAACAGAAAGCAAATGGGAGGCTTTCCTCTGCGAGAGCAcatggggacactgcaaaagcaaggaataccCACACTGCAAaaacaaggaataaacaccccaccagaatgatgtgatatacttttcttgtttttgaatgatgtgatttatttttcttatctttcggaaacatttgtataaccccatcagagggtaataaaaaaaataaaaataaaaaatggcaagcccaaaataatgggctggaatgttatgtggagggcgaaggcccatatgcccaaaagagccaggccctctattagcaccaaccaggtgatcaaaagtacgcctagtactccaaaattattcgacagcctgccgctattatcaccaaccaggtgatcaaagtatgtccagtactccaaatttattcggcaccctgccgctattatcaccaaccaggtgatcaaaaatacacccagtactccaaaattattcagcagtctgtcgctattatcaccaaccaggtgatcaaaagtacgcccagtactctaaaattattcggcagcatgccgttattatcactaaccaagtgatcaaaagtacgtcaagTACTCCaaatgaaggaattattttgaaaaacatgttcatttgagcaacatcatatagcatgcaattaacaattaaaaggcggaatcatgcttgtatgcactcaaaaacaaaacatgaccatgaaattcaaagcctagtagattggtgaaccaataatcaactaaaaaataagtgagttgaaattaatacctttgtagattcctctttgcataagcaaaggctaatcacccaaagagatagggccttcattccttgcttcttagatccatggatttggatggaagaataggttctccaagttcccaaaattgagaacctctaagtctctacaccaaggagagattggatgatgaatgagtgaccttggaggattagatgactagctaatcacctccaaggtgttggcctctttagagagaaaatggagagacaattctcacccattttccccaaaaataaacccttatttcacttaatgaatatttggctataaagtcatttatatagtcacttctttaagtgacctaaataaccaaaaccctaattcattccttatggccggccatttagggatttttgggcttttgggctttaatgaatctttattcattaaattgtcatacaacttaagttaatgggcttgacgttcgaagcccattgggccttaaggtccaaaactatcccgtggtctttaacgaacttattcgtttgattaattaacatattaattaatccttgccataaataattaaaccattcaattaatcttactcatttcatttatttcgtccatctctaccttacacggtgtacgatccattaggttccttttagcgaggtagtgggcgattaaaaccattttacatcgattgtgaattgaaactattttcaattctccctttagtgattacacacgtttagggcttccacaaaccatgagtgacacctagccgtatgtcatggttacccaagctaatcagaagaggtggagaacctattcagtctgggattacaaatgcaatacggtccttctctaatctaatactcttgaccacattgtttggtttgatagtttattttctcatgtctactatccaatgtgtgtcttgtgcttatatgattaccttgaatgtgattaggaacacattcccaaatctcattcatactctggccagagattcaaatcatatcagagagtattctccctcaaacagtttgaaggttagagatcccttgttgcgcattcacttgtctccatagctaagcggcttgaccccaacgatgccgtggacaccctcctggtgggatgactttgacataatcaaagatcaaggtcttaaccacaagacaactatgatgcctcaggtcaaaggactactttgcattatcccaaccatgagttctcatgtgacatggaatatgagaactcttcgttgatcgcgttcagtgaactcattctctattgagcacctaccgcacttgtcttgatgtcacacacaccaatgattcgagactaatcactctccctgagagaagacatagtacgtaccgatcttgacggactgtcaatgcccaattggcaatcctatgatcaggaacgtttaggatgtgtctacgaaagaatggtctcaagaatctaacttcattagattacattctcccaatcacaaattccttggactttattgtttaagcatataacatttatatgagacggctcaaacaataatgtatgccctttatatgttaaactagattagtttaacatgtgaaatgtccgtaaagtatcatcacatgattggctttagggcacatttccaacaatctcccacttgcactagagccaatcagcttgatcatcaatgatgatatctcttctgtagtcatttcataaatggctgaatagtaggcctagacagtggatatctatatgtgttatccatagaagcaaccttgagaataccgacgtcaccattatacatgattctcaatcatgtggttcagtctctcatttgtgttcggatcttgatgagaccttgattcccaggcttgagctatcgccccattagtgtcatacactttctggttggaaccgaatagagagttcataaatgaactttcccatccaaacaacattgttgtaaacttctatatggcaatatatcttgcattcatatggaacacactaaagtcattactttaatgtttccatc
This is a stretch of genomic DNA from Malus domestica chromosome 02, GDT2T_hap1. It encodes these proteins:
- the LOC103418422 gene encoding uncharacterized protein, with the translated sequence MSFNPDAYGFMVAFAGRNYVTRSLPTFVANGTYTVTTFTLVLEFNKGRLQNLYWKKDRCSKCSGSSDFVCLNNQNCAFKTSSCKNHGGSVDCSIIIQLAFFGTNKHLSVLNSWRSMSSHSCIYKWVVSKRLPKQLSL